From Hymenobacter sedentarius, a single genomic window includes:
- a CDS encoding 2'-5' RNA ligase family protein: MPDFDNAPLILTLMLDDAAHTYFNALRRQHFPPKINYLAAHLTLFHHLPGAELASVCEQLHDCCKLQSALPLQVTGLRSLGRGVAFTLHNEELLALHRRLQLTFGSQLTPQDQQKLQPHVTIQNKVDPAAARQLLTDLQTDFAPFTAVGTGLELWAYRGGPWEALQQFPFVAAPAARLA, from the coding sequence ATGCCCGACTTCGACAACGCACCGCTCATCCTCACGCTCATGCTGGACGACGCGGCCCACACGTACTTCAACGCCTTGCGCCGCCAGCACTTTCCGCCCAAAATCAATTACCTGGCCGCCCACCTCACCCTCTTTCACCACCTGCCCGGCGCCGAGCTGGCGTCCGTGTGCGAGCAGCTGCACGACTGCTGCAAGCTGCAGAGCGCGCTGCCGCTGCAAGTAACGGGGCTGCGCTCCCTGGGCCGCGGGGTGGCTTTCACGCTGCACAACGAGGAGCTGCTGGCCCTGCACCGGCGGCTGCAGCTCACGTTTGGGTCCCAGCTCACGCCCCAGGACCAGCAAAAGCTGCAGCCCCACGTCACCATTCAAAACAAGGTGGACCCAGCCGCCGCCCGGCAGCTGCTCACCGACCTGCAGACCGATTTTGCCCCTTTTACCGCCGTGGGCACGGGCCTGGAGCTGTGGGCCTACCGCGGCGGGCCTTGGGAAGCGCTGCAGCAGTTTCCGTTTGTCGCCGCCCCGGCTGCGCGCCTGGCCTAG